Proteins from a genomic interval of Chroococcidiopsis thermalis PCC 7203:
- a CDS encoding homogentisate phytyltransferase translates to MKRTVKTQRTPKVRRLNLAEWLYAFWKFSRPHTIIGTSLSVLGMYLIAFDAQIALSQLPTNVRASFADSSLIERMVHWLNPPLQPLLLAWIACLCGNIYIVGLNQLEDVEIDKINKPHLPIASGDFSQRTGQILIAITGILALVLAGAAGWYLFGMVAISLAIGTAYSLPPIRLKRFPFWAALCIFSVRGAIVNLGLFLHFNWLWQGVSGIPSSVWTLTLFILVFTFAIAIFKDIPDLEGDRQYHITTFTIALGKEKVFNLALWVIATCYIGIIIAGILGLSSVNSTFLISTHLLLLALLWWRSRQVNLQDKSAIASCYQFIWKLFFLEYILFPVACLLG, encoded by the coding sequence ATGAAACGTACCGTCAAGACGCAGAGAACGCCGAAAGTAAGGCGATTAAATTTGGCTGAGTGGCTTTACGCTTTTTGGAAGTTCTCGCGTCCCCACACCATTATCGGTACGAGTTTGAGCGTCTTAGGAATGTATTTAATTGCCTTTGATGCGCAGATCGCTCTTTCCCAACTCCCGACTAATGTACGGGCGAGTTTTGCCGATAGTTCTCTCATCGAACGCATGGTTCATTGGCTAAACCCGCCCCTACAGCCACTGTTATTGGCGTGGATTGCTTGTCTGTGCGGCAATATTTATATTGTTGGCTTGAATCAACTAGAAGATGTTGAAATTGACAAAATTAATAAACCCCATTTACCAATAGCATCTGGTGATTTTTCACAGCGTACAGGTCAAATTTTGATAGCCATAACGGGAATTTTGGCGTTGGTATTAGCTGGGGCTGCTGGATGGTATTTATTTGGCATGGTAGCAATAAGTTTAGCAATTGGAACAGCTTATTCTTTACCACCAATCCGATTGAAAAGGTTTCCTTTTTGGGCAGCTTTATGCATTTTTTCTGTTAGAGGAGCGATAGTTAATTTAGGATTATTTTTGCATTTTAACTGGTTATGGCAAGGAGTTTCAGGAATTCCTAGCTCGGTTTGGACGTTAACTTTATTTATTTTGGTATTTACCTTTGCGATCGCAATTTTTAAAGACATTCCCGATTTGGAAGGCGATCGCCAATATCACATTACAACTTTTACCATTGCTTTAGGGAAAGAAAAAGTTTTTAACCTAGCACTTTGGGTAATAGCTACATGTTATATAGGTATAATAATTGCCGGAATTCTAGGACTTTCCTCAGTCAACTCAACTTTTCTCATCAGTACCCACTTATTACTCTTAGCTTTGCTATGGTGGCGCAGCCGTCAAGTAAACTTACAAGATAAAAGCGCGATCGCCAGTTGCTATCAATTCATTTGGAAACTCTTCTTCTTAGAATATATTTTGTTTCCGGTAGCTTGTTTGTTGGGTTAG
- a CDS encoding oxidoreductase, translating into MTSVQNSRVWLITGSSSGFGRAIAQAVLDRGEKVVVTARNPQHVEDIQTKYPDRALAVQLDVTQPAQVKAAVETAIAKFGGIDVLVNNAGYGTMGALEELSDEATRRQFETNVFGALNMMRAVLPSMRQHRSGYILNLSSVGGFVSFPGAGIHCATKFALEALSEALVKEVEALGIKIIIVEPGAFRTDFNGRSLVLADTQIADYEPIVGGLRQWLQDMDGKQPGDPVKAAEAMIQAVNSDNPPLRLALGADAVDAIETKLESVKAEMEAWKDVAVNTAYEGAAVGAIGG; encoded by the coding sequence ATGACATCTGTGCAAAATTCTCGCGTCTGGTTGATTACAGGTAGTTCTAGTGGGTTCGGGAGAGCGATCGCCCAAGCAGTATTAGATCGGGGCGAGAAAGTCGTAGTAACGGCACGAAATCCCCAACATGTTGAAGATATTCAGACAAAATATCCCGATCGCGCTCTAGCAGTGCAGCTAGACGTGACTCAGCCAGCACAAGTCAAGGCAGCAGTAGAAACGGCGATCGCTAAATTCGGAGGCATTGACGTACTGGTAAATAATGCTGGCTACGGTACGATGGGGGCGTTGGAAGAACTCAGCGATGAAGCAACTCGCCGCCAGTTTGAAACGAATGTTTTTGGGGCGCTGAACATGATGCGAGCAGTGCTACCCTCGATGCGACAGCACCGCAGTGGATACATTCTCAACCTTTCTTCGGTAGGTGGTTTCGTGTCTTTTCCTGGCGCTGGGATCCATTGCGCGACTAAGTTTGCTCTAGAAGCCTTGTCTGAAGCACTTGTCAAGGAAGTAGAGGCGTTAGGGATTAAAATTATCATTGTCGAACCAGGGGCGTTTAGGACGGATTTTAATGGGCGATCGCTCGTTTTAGCCGATACTCAAATTGCCGACTACGAACCTATAGTTGGTGGTCTCCGTCAGTGGCTGCAAGATATGGATGGCAAGCAACCAGGCGATCCCGTTAAAGCAGCCGAGGCAATGATTCAAGCCGTAAATAGCGATAACCCACCTTTAAGACTCGCTTTAGGTGCAGATGCCGTGGATGCAATTGAAACAAAACTAGAATCAGTCAAGGCAGAGATGGAGGCTTGGAAAGACGTAGCCGTGAATACAGCTTATGAAGGGGCAGCTGTCGGCGCGATTGGAGGGTAA
- a CDS encoding potassium channel family protein: protein MNLSSLGFFRSLRKDNHQFAVIGLGRFGRAVCSTLHRLGYEVLATDIDEKNVNQVMSEHIAAHAVQLDSTDSVALKEAGIYEFDTVIVAIGNYIQESIITTLNLKEGGVPHIVAKASSGVHCKLLHRVGADHVVFPEYEAGCELARSLTKPAILDRFDLDPDNSIVEVIVPDEFHGKTIGDLQIRNRYGLNLLAVSQDGKFEINPDPRKRLEKGSAMVVIGCNRDINRLPI from the coding sequence GTGAATCTGTCGTCTTTAGGTTTTTTTCGCAGTCTCCGCAAAGATAACCACCAGTTTGCGGTCATTGGCTTAGGACGGTTTGGGCGTGCTGTCTGCTCTACTCTACATCGGTTGGGTTATGAGGTATTAGCAACGGACATTGATGAGAAAAACGTCAATCAGGTCATGAGCGAACATATTGCAGCTCACGCCGTACAACTCGATTCTACTGACTCTGTAGCGTTAAAAGAAGCGGGAATTTACGAGTTTGATACGGTCATTGTTGCGATTGGTAACTATATACAAGAAAGTATTATTACGACGCTGAACTTGAAAGAAGGTGGCGTACCGCATATTGTGGCAAAAGCATCTTCAGGGGTTCATTGCAAATTGTTACATCGCGTTGGCGCGGATCACGTTGTCTTTCCTGAGTATGAAGCAGGATGCGAGTTAGCGCGATCGCTCACCAAACCAGCTATTCTCGATCGCTTCGACCTTGACCCAGATAATAGCATTGTTGAAGTCATCGTACCTGACGAATTTCATGGCAAAACAATCGGCGATCTACAAATTCGCAACCGCTATGGTTTAAACTTGCTAGCGGTGAGTCAAGATGGCAAATTTGAAATCAACCCCGATCCTAGAAAACGCTTAGAGAAGGGTTCTGCTATGGTTGTAATTGGTTGTAATAGGGATATTAATCGCTTGCCAATTTAA
- a CDS encoding VOC family protein — MQVRTSYTRLLVTDLKACFAFYRDILEFKVIVDATQEGYAEFAAGDMKLAISQRQEMAEIIGSDRLPLHAECQDRAVLVFVVADVETVCHELKQKGIKFTREPMANPSYDLKTAYIRDPDGNLIGIYQYMI, encoded by the coding sequence ATGCAAGTTCGTACCTCTTACACTAGACTTTTAGTTACCGATCTGAAAGCTTGCTTTGCTTTCTATCGAGATATTTTGGAATTTAAGGTAATAGTAGATGCTACTCAGGAAGGGTACGCTGAATTTGCCGCTGGAGATATGAAACTAGCAATCTCGCAACGGCAAGAAATGGCAGAAATAATTGGCAGCGATCGCCTCCCACTTCACGCAGAATGTCAAGATCGTGCCGTGTTAGTTTTTGTGGTTGCCGATGTAGAAACAGTTTGTCACGAATTAAAACAAAAGGGAATTAAATTTACTAGAGAGCCAATGGCTAATCCTAGTTACGATCTCAAAACTGCTTATATACGCGATCCTGATGGAAACTTAATTGGGATTTATCAATATATGATTTAA
- a CDS encoding TrkH family potassium uptake protein — translation MTVPRTISLGFLAVIAVGTLLLMIPFSSSSGDWTNPIVALFTSTSAVCVTGLSVVDVGTYFSFFGQVILVALVQIGGLGYMTATTFLLVLIGVKFGLRDKVAIQQALDRTGLSNSADLIRSIIGVTLIFEITGIFLLLPVFTPQYGLDRALWLAIFHSVNSWNNAGFSLFKDSFIGFQSSILLNLVVTGLIIFGGIGYGVLFQIYIYLRDRLQRKSERVVFSLDLKVAISTSLILLIAGTVAFFLIESRNPNTFGNLSWQNKILAAWFQSVTPRTAGFNTIDIGKMTNAGLFLTIAFMFIGASPGGTGGGIKTTTLRVLTSCTKAILQGKEDVLLYERQIPLNLILKAVGVLVGSIATVILATILISLTDPNIDFIQILFEVVSAFATVGLSTGITANVSAAAKLVLIATMFIGRVGILLLIGAVLGDPRPTAIHYPEENLLVG, via the coding sequence ATGACTGTTCCTCGAACTATTTCTTTAGGATTTTTAGCGGTGATCGCTGTTGGAACGCTGCTGCTGATGATACCTTTTTCTTCTAGTAGCGGTGATTGGACTAACCCAATTGTGGCACTGTTTACGTCTACTTCTGCTGTTTGCGTCACTGGGCTATCTGTAGTAGATGTGGGAACTTATTTCTCATTTTTTGGACAGGTAATTTTGGTTGCTTTAGTGCAAATTGGTGGTTTGGGTTACATGACAGCCACCACTTTTTTATTAGTTTTGATTGGAGTGAAATTTGGGTTGCGCGATAAAGTGGCAATCCAACAAGCACTCGACCGAACGGGGTTATCTAATAGTGCCGATTTAATCCGTTCGATTATTGGCGTAACCCTGATTTTTGAAATTACAGGAATCTTTCTACTTTTACCAGTTTTCACACCTCAATATGGACTCGATCGCGCCCTTTGGTTAGCTATTTTTCATAGCGTAAACTCTTGGAACAATGCTGGTTTTAGTTTATTTAAAGATAGTTTTATCGGTTTTCAATCGTCAATTTTATTAAATTTAGTCGTCACAGGATTAATTATCTTTGGCGGTATTGGATACGGAGTCCTTTTTCAAATTTATATTTATTTGCGCGATCGCCTCCAACGCAAGTCAGAAAGAGTCGTGTTTTCGCTAGATTTAAAAGTAGCAATTAGCACGAGTTTGATTTTATTGATTGCAGGTACGGTTGCTTTCTTTTTAATTGAGTCGAGAAATCCCAATACTTTCGGTAATCTCAGTTGGCAAAATAAAATATTAGCTGCTTGGTTTCAGTCTGTGACTCCCAGAACGGCTGGATTTAACACAATTGATATTGGCAAAATGACTAATGCTGGCTTATTTCTTACTATTGCTTTTATGTTTATTGGTGCAAGTCCAGGTGGTACGGGTGGAGGTATAAAAACGACAACTTTGCGCGTGTTAACTAGTTGTACCAAGGCAATTCTACAAGGGAAAGAGGACGTCCTACTCTACGAGCGTCAAATTCCACTTAACCTGATTTTAAAAGCTGTTGGCGTACTAGTTGGTTCGATCGCCACGGTAATACTAGCAACAATTTTGATATCCTTGACTGACCCGAACATAGATTTTATTCAAATCTTGTTTGAAGTCGTATCTGCTTTTGCTACTGTAGGACTTTCGACAGGAATCACCGCCAATGTCTCTGCTGCGGCTAAGTTAGTCTTAATCGCCACCATGTTTATCGGACGGGTAGGTATTTTGTTACTCATAGGAGCCGTACTAGGAGATCCTCGCCCTACTGCTATCCACTATCCCGAAGAAAATTTACTTGTAGGTTAA
- the gyrB gene encoding DNA topoisomerase (ATP-hydrolyzing) subunit B, whose translation MTSSYSAEQIQVLEGLEPVRKRPGMYIGTTGPRGLHHLVYEVVDNSIDEALAGYCTHIEIDLNADGSVQVVDDGRGIPTDTHPQTGKSALETVMTVLHAGGKFGGGGYKVSGGLHGVGISVVNALSEWVEVTVWRDKKVHTQRYERGVPMGELQTKSFKEAKTGTGVRFKPDAEIFTVGTEFDYITLAGRLRELAYLNAGVRITFTDHRLELLKSQEPKVETYEYKGGIREYVSYINNDKQALHEEIIFVQGERNNVQVEVALQWCTDAYTDNLLGFANNIRTVDGGTHLEGLKTVLTRTLNAIARKRNKIKDNEPNLSGEHVREGLTAVISVKVPDPEFEGQTKTKLGNTEVRGIVDSLVGEVLTEYLEFRPSIADSILDKAIQAFKAAEAARHARELVRRKSVLESSPLPGKLADCSSRDPGESEIFIVEGDSAGGSAKQGRDRRNQAILPLRGKILNIEKTDDAKIYKNTEIQALITALGLGVKGEEFDSSQLRYHKIVIMTDADVDGAHIRTLLLTFFYRYQRQLIEQGFIYIACPPLFKIERGRNHYYCYSERERDQKIAEFPANANYTIQRFKGLGEMMPQQLWDTTMNNETRTLKRVEIEDAAEADRIFTVLMGDRVAPRREFIETYGSRLNLVELDI comes from the coding sequence ATGACGAGCAGCTACAGCGCCGAGCAAATTCAAGTTTTGGAAGGTCTGGAACCCGTCCGCAAACGACCAGGGATGTATATTGGAACCACCGGACCGAGGGGACTCCACCATTTAGTATACGAGGTGGTAGACAACTCCATTGATGAGGCTCTAGCAGGATATTGTACTCACATAGAAATCGACTTAAACGCTGACGGCTCAGTACAAGTAGTCGATGACGGTCGAGGTATTCCCACCGATACCCATCCGCAGACGGGGAAATCGGCACTGGAAACCGTGATGACAGTATTACATGCTGGAGGTAAATTTGGTGGTGGTGGTTACAAAGTTTCTGGCGGTTTGCACGGAGTTGGGATTTCTGTTGTCAACGCGCTATCGGAATGGGTAGAAGTTACAGTTTGGCGGGATAAAAAGGTACATACCCAACGCTACGAACGGGGCGTACCGATGGGAGAACTGCAAACCAAGTCTTTTAAAGAAGCGAAGACAGGAACTGGAGTTAGATTCAAACCCGATGCAGAAATTTTTACAGTTGGTACGGAATTCGACTATATCACGCTGGCTGGTCGTCTGCGAGAGCTAGCGTATCTAAATGCAGGGGTAAGAATTACCTTTACCGACCACCGTTTAGAACTACTCAAAAGCCAAGAACCAAAAGTTGAGACTTACGAATACAAGGGTGGGATTCGCGAGTACGTCAGCTACATTAACAACGACAAGCAAGCCTTACACGAAGAAATTATTTTCGTGCAAGGGGAACGCAACAACGTCCAAGTTGAAGTCGCTTTGCAGTGGTGTACGGATGCCTATACCGACAACTTGTTAGGCTTTGCCAACAACATCCGCACGGTGGATGGCGGAACGCATTTAGAAGGGTTGAAAACAGTTTTGACGCGGACGCTCAATGCGATCGCCCGCAAGCGAAATAAAATCAAGGATAACGAACCCAACCTCAGCGGCGAACACGTCCGTGAAGGGTTGACAGCCGTGATTTCTGTCAAAGTCCCAGATCCAGAGTTTGAAGGGCAAACTAAGACAAAACTCGGCAACACGGAAGTGCGGGGGATTGTTGACTCGTTAGTTGGGGAAGTGCTGACGGAATATTTAGAATTTCGCCCCAGCATTGCTGATTCGATCTTAGATAAAGCAATTCAAGCATTCAAAGCTGCTGAAGCCGCACGCCACGCACGGGAATTAGTGCGGCGTAAATCAGTACTAGAGTCTTCGCCCCTACCAGGAAAGCTAGCAGATTGCAGTTCTAGAGATCCTGGTGAATCGGAAATCTTCATCGTGGAAGGCGATTCAGCGGGTGGGAGTGCCAAACAAGGACGCGATCGCCGCAACCAAGCGATCTTGCCTTTACGCGGTAAAATTCTCAATATCGAGAAAACCGACGATGCTAAAATCTACAAGAATACCGAGATCCAAGCATTAATCACCGCTTTAGGCTTGGGCGTAAAGGGAGAAGAATTCGATTCATCCCAATTGCGCTATCACAAGATCGTGATTATGACAGATGCTGACGTGGATGGAGCGCACATCAGAACTTTGTTGCTAACATTCTTCTATCGCTATCAGCGACAACTGATCGAGCAAGGGTTTATCTACATTGCTTGTCCGCCACTTTTTAAAATAGAAAGGGGACGCAATCATTACTATTGTTATAGCGAGCGCGAAAGAGATCAAAAAATTGCTGAATTTCCTGCCAACGCTAACTATACGATTCAACGCTTCAAAGGTTTGGGTGAAATGATGCCACAACAGTTGTGGGATACCACAATGAATAATGAAACCCGCACCCTCAAACGAGTAGAAATCGAAGACGCAGCCGAAGCAGACAGGATCTTTACCGTATTAATGGGCGATCGCGTTGCCCCTCGACGCGAATTCATCGAAACCTACGGTTCTCGCCTCAACTTGGTAGAGTTGGATATTTAG
- a CDS encoding tRNA (5-methylaminomethyl-2-thiouridine)(34)-methyltransferase MnmD, translated as MSNSSHQPLATSHSYYSPQITADGSYTFFSAEFGEAYHSQFGARQEAEFKFVEPTKLRQKARQQKSLRLLDVCYGLGYNTAAALAAIWEENPNCEIEVAGLELDPTVPQAAIAHNLLDNWSPLLPQLTQLATTHQVTSDRLQAKLLLGDARQTIQTLQASGFQADAIFLDPFSPPTCPQLWTVEFLGYVARCMHKSGILATYSCAASVRSALQAAGLKIGSTSPVGRRSPGTVASWHDSGLPSLSQEEREHLQTRAAIPYRDPQLCDPAEIICQRRVQEQQTSCLEPTSRWRKRRSRDV; from the coding sequence GTGAGCAATTCTAGCCACCAGCCACTAGCCACCAGCCACTCCTACTACTCCCCCCAAATCACAGCCGATGGTTCTTACACGTTTTTCTCAGCCGAATTTGGCGAAGCATATCACAGCCAGTTTGGGGCGCGTCAGGAAGCTGAGTTTAAGTTTGTGGAACCGACAAAACTACGGCAAAAGGCACGGCAACAAAAATCTTTACGATTATTAGATGTATGTTACGGCTTGGGTTACAATACCGCTGCTGCTTTAGCAGCTATCTGGGAAGAGAATCCCAATTGTGAAATAGAAGTTGCAGGATTGGAGTTAGATCCAACAGTACCCCAAGCGGCGATCGCCCACAATCTCCTCGATAACTGGTCGCCACTTTTACCCCAATTAACCCAACTTGCAACAACGCATCAAGTTACAAGCGATCGCCTGCAAGCAAAGTTACTACTTGGCGATGCAAGGCAGACGATTCAAACATTACAAGCATCTGGTTTTCAGGCAGACGCAATTTTTCTCGACCCGTTTTCTCCGCCTACCTGTCCTCAATTGTGGACGGTGGAATTTTTAGGGTACGTGGCTCGATGTATGCATAAGAGTGGAATTTTGGCAACATATTCCTGCGCTGCATCCGTGCGATCGGCTTTGCAAGCAGCGGGGTTAAAAATTGGTTCCACATCACCCGTAGGTAGGCGATCGCCTGGTACTGTAGCTAGTTGGCATGATTCTGGCTTACCTTCCCTTTCTCAGGAAGAACGAGAGCATTTACAGACTCGTGCGGCAATCCCCTATCGCGATCCTCAGTTGTGCGATCCAGCAGAGATAATTTGTCAACGAAGAGTTCAAGAGCAACAAACCAGTTGCTTAGAACCAACTTCCCGCTGGCGCAAGCGAAGAAGTAGAGACGTTTAG
- a CDS encoding TerB family tellurite resistance protein: protein MTNNSNTKNLMKILIGAAWLDGKIQPEERKYLQQVAQAKNLADDPEIRPLLNELRTVQPTECYEWIQAYLGDRPSETAYQSLIEAISGLIYSDGDVAVEEAQLLNKIESSHSEETEHHSMHNSAIHAIQNLYRRWVETQN, encoded by the coding sequence ATGACTAATAATTCTAATACCAAAAATTTAATGAAAATCTTGATCGGTGCTGCTTGGTTGGACGGCAAAATTCAACCAGAGGAAAGAAAATATCTTCAGCAAGTCGCTCAAGCAAAAAATTTGGCTGACGATCCAGAGATTCGACCTTTACTCAACGAACTCCGAACAGTACAGCCTACAGAATGTTATGAATGGATTCAAGCATATTTAGGCGATCGCCCTAGTGAAACAGCTTACCAAAGTTTGATTGAAGCTATTAGCGGCTTAATTTATAGTGATGGCGACGTTGCCGTAGAAGAAGCTCAATTGCTTAACAAAATAGAGTCTTCTCATTCAGAGGAAACAGAGCATCATTCCATGCACAATTCCGCAATTCACGCAATCCAAAATCTCTACCGTCGTTGGGTAGAGACTCAAAATTAG
- a CDS encoding methyltransferase domain-containing protein, producing MSATLYERIGQFYDSSSSLWEQVWGEHMHHGYYGTDGKQRKERRQAQIDLIEELLQWADVEQAQHILDVGCGIGGSSLYLAQKFDAQATGITLSSFQANRATQRAQAMGLSQKAEFLVANAQNMPFADNSFDFVWALESGEHMPDKVKFMQECYRVLQPGGKLVMVTWCHRPTDAKSGGILTADEQKHLNEIYQVYHLPYTIALPEYEAIARNLNLNSIRTADWSTAVAPFWDVVIDSALNPTAILGLILSGWETIQAALSLGLMQRGYQRGLIRFGLLCGIK from the coding sequence ATGAGTGCGACACTTTACGAGCGGATTGGGCAATTTTACGATTCCTCCTCTAGTTTGTGGGAACAGGTGTGGGGGGAACACATGCATCATGGCTACTATGGCACAGATGGAAAACAGAGAAAAGAGCGGCGACAAGCACAAATCGATCTGATTGAAGAACTGCTGCAATGGGCAGATGTAGAGCAAGCACAGCATATCCTCGATGTCGGCTGCGGTATAGGTGGTAGTTCGCTTTATTTAGCCCAAAAGTTTGATGCTCAAGCCACGGGAATTACTCTCAGCTCGTTTCAAGCGAATCGAGCGACTCAACGCGCTCAAGCGATGGGTTTGAGTCAAAAAGCCGAATTTTTAGTTGCAAATGCTCAGAATATGCCTTTTGCGGATAACAGCTTTGACTTTGTTTGGGCATTAGAAAGCGGCGAACATATGCCCGATAAGGTTAAGTTCATGCAAGAGTGCTACCGCGTGCTGCAACCTGGGGGAAAGCTAGTCATGGTGACTTGGTGTCATCGCCCTACGGATGCTAAGTCAGGAGGTATTCTGACAGCAGACGAGCAAAAGCATCTGAACGAGATTTACCAGGTGTATCACTTACCTTACACGATCGCCTTACCGGAATATGAAGCGATCGCCCGCAATCTTAATTTAAACAGCATCCGTACCGCAGATTGGTCAACTGCCGTAGCGCCATTTTGGGATGTAGTCATCGATTCCGCTCTTAATCCCACGGCAATATTAGGTTTAATTTTATCTGGGTGGGAAACAATTCAAGCAGCACTGTCTCTGGGGCTGATGCAGCGGGGCTACCAGCGTGGTTTAATTCGATTTGGCTTGTTGTGTGGGATTAAGTAA
- the psb35 gene encoding photosystem II assembly protein Psb35, translated as MQILMQAAADAAVNQPHFPISATLVYVVGFIAAATIGSVAWYNSKRPVGWEDKERPSVVPEVKKEETPGVGEPK; from the coding sequence ATGCAGATATTAATGCAAGCAGCAGCAGATGCGGCAGTAAATCAGCCCCACTTTCCAATCTCTGCAACTCTAGTATATGTAGTTGGTTTTATTGCTGCTGCGACAATTGGTTCAGTTGCTTGGTATAATTCCAAGCGTCCTGTAGGTTGGGAAGATAAAGAGCGTCCCAGCGTAGTCCCAGAAGTGAAAAAAGAAGAAACTCCCGGAGTTGGCGAACCAAAGTAA
- the lipA gene encoding lipoyl synthase, protein MTVKPEWLRVKAPQWQRVGKVKDILRDLALNTVCEEASCPNIGECFNAGTATFLIMGPACTRACPYCDIDFEKKPKPLDSTEPQRLAEAVRRLRLNHVVITSVNRDDLSDGGASQFVGCIQAIREVSPQTTIEVLIPDLCANWDALATILQAQPEVLNHNTETVPRLYRRVRPQGDYDRSLELLERSRTLAASVYTKSGLMVGLGETDTEIRQVMQDLRAVNCDILTLGQYLQPSQKHLKIDSFIAPEQFDAWREYGESLGFLQVVSSPLTRSSYHAEQVRELMQRYPR, encoded by the coding sequence GTGACTGTTAAGCCAGAGTGGTTACGGGTAAAAGCGCCGCAGTGGCAGCGCGTCGGTAAAGTTAAAGACATTTTGCGGGATTTAGCCCTCAATACTGTCTGCGAAGAAGCCTCATGTCCTAATATTGGCGAGTGTTTTAATGCAGGTACGGCAACATTTTTGATTATGGGACCAGCTTGTACCCGTGCTTGTCCTTACTGCGATATTGATTTTGAGAAAAAACCTAAACCCCTAGACTCCACAGAACCACAACGCCTAGCTGAAGCAGTTCGGCGGCTGCGGCTCAATCATGTCGTGATCACTTCCGTAAATAGAGACGATTTATCGGATGGGGGTGCATCTCAGTTCGTTGGCTGTATTCAAGCGATTCGTGAGGTATCGCCTCAAACTACGATTGAGGTTTTGATTCCCGATTTATGTGCGAATTGGGATGCTTTGGCGACGATTTTACAGGCGCAACCAGAAGTCTTAAATCACAATACAGAAACCGTTCCCCGCCTGTATCGGCGAGTACGTCCTCAAGGAGACTACGATCGCTCCTTAGAATTGTTAGAGCGATCGCGTACTTTAGCTGCTTCTGTCTACACCAAATCTGGTCTGATGGTAGGACTGGGAGAAACCGATACGGAAATTCGCCAGGTGATGCAAGATCTACGGGCTGTCAATTGCGATATCCTCACGCTAGGACAATATCTTCAACCCAGCCAAAAGCATTTAAAAATAGATAGTTTTATTGCTCCAGAACAATTTGATGCTTGGCGGGAGTATGGTGAATCTTTGGGTTTCCTACAAGTGGTTTCTTCACCTCTCACCCGTAGTTCCTATCACGCCGAACAAGTACGGGAGTTAATGCAGCGTTATCCTCGCTAA
- a CDS encoding NADP-dependent oxidoreductase has product MKAIRMHAYGGVDVLKYEDVPLPQPAADEVLIRIYAAGVNPVDWKIREGYVGKTFNLPHILGADVAGVVESVGDAVRRLKPGDEVYGYASLRREGTYAEYIAARESEVTLKPKSIDFIQAAALPVAALTSWQAMFDTAHLEAGQKILIHAASGGVGSIAVQLAKAKGARVIGTASTRNTEFIRKLGVDEVIDYQATPFEDVVRDLDVVLDTIGGETRARSLKVLKPDGILVSIVGSPPESASVRVAITHVQPNAAQLDEITTFIDSGQVKPYVETVLPLSEAAQAHQLSQSGRTRGKIVLRVD; this is encoded by the coding sequence ATGAAAGCAATTCGGATGCACGCTTATGGTGGCGTAGATGTCTTGAAGTACGAAGACGTGCCGCTACCTCAACCCGCAGCAGATGAAGTTTTGATTCGGATCTATGCAGCAGGAGTAAATCCTGTAGATTGGAAGATTCGCGAGGGATATGTGGGTAAAACCTTCAATTTGCCCCATATTCTCGGTGCTGATGTTGCGGGAGTTGTGGAGTCTGTGGGTGATGCAGTACGGCGACTGAAGCCAGGAGATGAAGTGTACGGCTACGCTAGCTTGCGGCGGGAAGGTACGTATGCTGAATACATTGCTGCTAGAGAATCGGAAGTCACGCTAAAACCCAAAAGTATCGACTTTATTCAAGCAGCAGCTTTACCAGTGGCAGCGCTGACATCCTGGCAGGCAATGTTTGATACGGCGCACTTAGAGGCAGGACAAAAAATTCTGATTCATGCCGCATCTGGTGGAGTAGGATCGATCGCCGTACAATTAGCAAAAGCCAAGGGTGCGCGTGTTATCGGTACGGCTTCTACTCGGAATACTGAATTTATCCGCAAATTGGGAGTAGACGAAGTCATAGATTATCAGGCAACACCATTTGAAGATGTCGTGCGCGATCTCGATGTGGTTCTAGATACAATTGGTGGTGAAACAAGAGCGCGATCGCTCAAAGTTCTCAAACCAGATGGGATACTCGTTTCAATTGTCGGTTCACCACCAGAAAGTGCCAGCGTGCGAGTTGCGATTACCCACGTACAACCAAATGCGGCGCAATTAGATGAAATTACCACTTTCATCGACTCAGGGCAAGTTAAACCGTATGTCGAAACCGTACTACCCTTGAGCGAAGCCGCACAAGCACACCAGTTAAGCCAAAGCGGACGGACGCGCGGTAAAATCGTGCTGCGGGTTGACTAA